The sequence GACACCCAAGGCAAGGCGAAGCAGCAAAGCGGCCAGATCGGCGGAGCGGTTCGAGTTCATAACGAGTCCTTTATGAGAGAAACGGCCCGCAGCGGCCGTCGATGTCAAGACTGTATTCGAACCATACAAGACGAAAAACTGCTTTTCAGGCTTTGATTACTTCCCAATAGGATTTAATCAGCACCATCCGGTCGATCTTCGTCAGCCAATTGCAGCAAAGAGCTTTGAGAGATCGAGGTGCTCGGCGAGTGTGTCGGCGAGGCGTTCCAGCGACGCCTCACGCAGCGCCGGGTAGTCGATTGTCTCGGCGTCGCTTAAACCCGCCCACGCCAGCAGTGCGGCGCACGCGGCCGGCGTGTCGAACAGACCGTGCACGTAGGTGGCGAGGATCTGGCCATCGGCCGAGATCGCACCGTCGGGATAAGCCTCACCCGTAGCGCCCAATTGCAGCGCAGGCGAGTTGAGCGCCGGACCTTGTGTCTCGCCCATGTGAATCTCGTAGCCTGAGACCTCGGGTGAACCGGGCAATGCGAGACGCCCCGTCACGTTCTTGAGCGTTTTTTCGCGCGTCAGCACCGTCGAATAATCGAGCCAGCCGAGGCCCGCGCTCGTTCCAGGCGCCCCTTCCACGCCGTGCGGATCGGCCACTTCACGTCCGAGCATCTGCATGCCGCCGCAAATCCCGATAACCCGGCCACCGTAGCGTAGATGCCGTTGCAGCACCGCATCCCAGCCTTGCGCGCGCAGAAAGGCCAGATCGCCCGGCACATTCTTCGAGCCCGGCAGGATGATCAGATCGGCCGGCGGAGGCGGCGTGCCGCTTCGCACGTAATGAAAGTCGACCTGCGGATGCGCGCGCAGCGCATCGAAATCGGTGTGATTGCTGATGTGGGGCAACACCGGCACGACCACTCGCAACATCCGCCCCGTATCACCGCTGTGCGCGGCGCGCAGTTGGGGCGGCAGCATGTCTTCGGCGTCGAGCGTCAGGCCGTGCAGGTAGGGCACCACGCCAAGCACCGGCTTGCCGGTCTTCGCTTCGAGCCAGTCGAGGCCGGGCTTGAGCAAACTGATGTCGCCGCGAAAACGGTTGATGATGAAACCACGCACACGCGCCTGCTCGCTGGCCGACAGACAGGCGAGCGTACCGGTCAGATGCGCGAACACCCCGCCGCGGTCGATGTCGGCCACCAGCACGACCGGACAGTCGACCGCTTCGGCGAAACCCATGTTGGCGATATCGCGGTCGCGCAGATTGATCTCGGCGGGACTCCCTGCGCCTTCGACAAAAATCGTGTCGTACGCCGCTTGCAAACGCGCATACGATTCCAGCACAGCCTCGAACGCGACCGGCTTGTAGTCGTGATACGCGCGTGCATCGAGATTCATGCGCGCCTTGCCGTGGATGATCACTTGCGCACCACGATCGCTCGTCGGTTTGAGCAGCACGGGGTTCAGATCGGTGTGCGCGGCGATGCCCGCGGCCACCGCCTGCAAGGCCTGCGCGCGGCCGATCTCGCCGCCATCGACCGTCACCGCGCTATTGAGCGCCATGTTCTGCGGCTTGAATGGCGCGACCCGTACGCCGGCGCGGCGCGCGAGGCGGCACAAACCCGCGACGAGCGTGCTCTTGCCCGCATCGGACGTAGTGCCCTGAATCATCAGCGTGCCGCGCGGCACAGGTAGGGCGTCATGCAGGGTCGAAGTGGCAGTCACGGAATGTCGGGCTCGGCGGTGAATGGGCAATAAACGCAGGCAATGAACGCGGCATTATCCCATCGTGCCGGCACGCGCTGCACGCCGGTACAATCACACGATGATTCCCCGCGACCTCACTTTCGTTCTCGGCGGCGCCCGTTCGGGCAAGAGCGTGCACGCCGAACAACTGGCGAACGACAGCGCCCTCCCCGTCACGTACATCGCCACCGCGCGCACGGCCGACGACGCCGAGTTCAGCGCGCGCATCGCGCATCATCGCGAGCGGCGTCCGGCGCATTGGGCTTTGCACGAAGCGGACGTCGATCTGGCCGCCGCCGTGACGCAAATCGACACGCCCGGCCATTGCATGCTGATCGACTGCCTGACGCTGTGGCTCGCCAACCTGCTGTGCCCACCCGACGGCGACGGTTTGCCGGTCGATCATTATCAAGCGCACTTTGCCGCGTTCGAAGCGGCGCTCCTCAACGCCAAAGGCAAGATCATCGTGGTCAGTAATGAAATCGGCCTGGGCGTGGTGCCGCTCGGCGCGGAAACGCGGCTCTATGTCGACGAACTCGGGCGGCTCAATCAGCGCGTCGCCGCGTTGAGCACGCACGTCACCATGATGGTCGCGGGCTTGCCGCTCACCTTGAAAACAGCAGGCCGCGCGTGATGCTGTCGCTTCCTCTGACTGTTACCCTGGCAACGGCGGGCGTCGCCGTCGACCGCTGGCTCGGTGAGCCGCGCACCGCCCATCCGCTGGTCGGGTTCGGCACATGGGCGATGCGCCTCGAAAAGCGCTACAACACCGGCCGGCGCTTGCGGCTCAAAGGGCTGCTCGCGTGGGCGCTGGCCGTCATGCCGCCGGTGCTGATCGCCTGGTGGCTCGTCGCCGTGCTGCCATTTTTTGCAGCCTGCGCGGTGCATGTCGTGTTGCTGTGGTTCGCGCTCGGCGCACGCAGTCTGCACGATCACATTGCGCCGATCGCAGAGGCGTTGACGCAACGCGATCTCCCACAAGCGCGTTTGCTGACCGCACGCATCGTATCGCGCGAAACGGCTCACGCCGACGAAGCGGCACTATCGCGGGCGGCCGTCGAATCGGCGCTCGAAAACGGCAACGACGCGATCTTCGGCGCGCTGTTCTGGTTCGCGATCGCGGGCGGTCCGGGCGCGCTGGGGTTTCGTCTGGCCAACACGCTCGATGCCATGTGGGGCTACCGCACGCCGCGCTACTTGCGTTTCGGCTGGGCCGCCGCGCGCATCGACGACGTGCTCAACTGGATTCCCGCGCGCCTCACCGCGGCAAGTTACGCGTTGCTCGGCGACACGCGCACCGCGCTGCATTGCTGGCGTGAACAGGCGCCGCGTTGGGATAGTCCGAACGCCGGGCCGGTCATGGCTTCAGGCGCCGGTAGTCTGAACGTATTGATCGGCGGCCCCGCGGTTTATCACGGCACGCTCGAACACCGGCCGACGCTAGGCTTCGGACACCCCGCGAAGGCCAGCCATGTCACGGCGGCGTTGATGCTGGTCGAGCGCACGGTCATTCTCTGGCTGGCGGTGCTGATCGTGCTGGCTTTGCTGAGTGTGCCCTTTCATGGTTGATCGAACGGCGGGTCACCGGGCTGAACCCGGCACCGCGCTCAACGCCGTGGTCCATGGCGGCAATCTGCACGAGGCGGCTGAGCGTTACGGCATTCCGTACGCGCAATGGCTCGACCTGTCGACGGGGATCAATCCGCACGGTTATCCGGTGCCGCCGGTTCCCGCCGATGTCTGGCGCCGTCTGCCCGACGACGGCGACGGTTTTGCGGCCCGTGCCGCCCGTTACTATGGCGCGCCCGATGCCGCGCACGTTCTGCCCGTAGCGGGAAGCCAGGCGGCGATTCGCGCGCTGCCCTCGCTGCTGCCACGAGCCCGGGTTGGCATCGCGCCGCTCACGTACAGCGAATATGGTCCTGCATTCGAACGGGCAGGACACGAAGTCGTGCCACTGGATGTCTCCTGGGACACCTTGCCCGACGTGCTCACCCATGTAGTCGTCGTGAATCCTAACAATCCGACTGCGGAGCATCTGAGCGCCGGCAAGCTGCTGCACTGGCATGCGCAACTCACCGCGCGCGGCGGCACGCTGCTGGTCGACGAAGCCTTCGCCGATGCGATGCCTTCGGCGTCGCTCGCGGCAAGCACCCATCTCGATGGGTTGATCGTGTTACGTTCGCCGGGGAAATTCTTCGGGCTCGCCGGCGTGCGCGCGGGCTTCGTACTCGGTGCGCCGGCCTGGCTCGACGCATTGCGGCATACGCTCGGCGCGTGGACGGTCAGCGGACCGGCTCGCCATGCCGTCAAAGCCGCGTTCGAAGACGACGTGTGGCAACAGCAGATGCGTACCCGGCTCGACGCCGAAAGCGCCCGTCTGGTGAGTCTGTTGCATGCACAAGGTTTCGCCACACACAGCACGCCGCTCTTCGCGTGGACCGGCGATGCTCGCGCCGCCGCTCTGCATGAAGCATTGGCGCGACGCGGCGTGTGGACACGGCTATTCACGGCGTCAGGCAGCGTGCGTTTCGGGCTGCCTGCGAGCGATGCGGAATGGGCGCGCTTCGAAGCGAGTTTGCGCGAGACTATTCGATGATTCGATTTTCACGCTTCGCCATCGCCGCAGCACTTTTCGCGAGCGCGGTGCATGCGTACGCCGCGATCACCGTCACCGACGACTCCGGCGCAACAGTCACACTGCCTGCGCCCGCACAGCGCGTCATTAGTCTCGCGCCGCATGTGACCGAGCTGCTGTATGCCACGGGCGGTGGCGCGAAAATGGTTGGCGCTGTGTCCTACAGCGACTATCCGGCTGAAGCGAAGCAACTGCCGCGCGTCGGCGACAACAAGGCGCTCGACCTCGAACGGATCGTCGCGTTGAAGCCCGACCTGATCGTCGTGTGGCGGCATGGCAATGCGCAGCGCCAGCTTGATCGCCTGCGCGAGATGCATGTGCCGCTGTTCTTCAGCGAACCGCATCATCTCGACGATATTGCCGTGTCGCTGACGAAGCTCGGGCAATTGCTCGGCACCTCGCCGACCGCCGACGCGGCGGCGGCGGCCTATCGTCGGGACATCGCACAACTGCGCACGCAGTATGCGAGCCGGCCGCCTGTCAGTGTGTTCTATCAGGTGTGGGATCAACCGTTGATGACGCTCAACGGCGAACATATGGTCAGCGATGTGATTGCGCTGTGCGGCGGCCGCAATGTGTTTGCGAAACTCGAACCGCTGGTGCCGACCGTTTCGACTGAAGCGGTGCTCGCAGCGAATCCGGAAGCGATCTTCACCGCCGCGCCCGGCGCGACCAAACCGGACACGACCCTGCCGCAACTCGACACATGGCGCGCGTGGCCGAGTCTGAAGGCGGTGGCGAACAACAATCTGTTCGCCATCGACGGCGATCTGATCAACCGGCCGGCGCCACGTATTGCGCAAGGGGCGAAGCAAATGTGCGAAGACCTAGACCTGGCGCGTTCGCGGAGGAAGACCGGCGCGCAATGACGCCGCTGCGAAGGCCGTGAAGCAGGAAGTGCCGTATTAACGTGAGACGGCGTCTGCCCGCTTGAACGGCCACTGCTCGAATTCGGAAAGCCGCAACCGATATCGCGCGACATTGCCCAGATAAAGTTGATCGAGATCGGACTGGATCGCGTCGACGAACGAGGACATATCGCCCGCAGCCACCAGATTCTGTGCGAGCGCTTCGATCTCGCCGCGCGTGCCAGCAAGGCCGCCGCGAATCACCTCCTGCACCACCTGTATCAACGCATTGCGATACTTGAGGCGAAACGCATCCGGCTCGCCGATCGATTGTCGAATCGCAAGATAACGCTGACACGAACGCTCGTACGCCCAGATGAAGACATCGCGCAACAACTCGACGCGATTGGCCTCATACACACCGAGCGTGCCGTCGACGTAGGCCTTTTCGGGAACGTCGATAAACGACAGCGGACACAGATTCTGCCGGATCAGCGGAATATTCGCGGTCAGACGTGATACCCGTTTGTTGACGTCTTCGAACGGCTGCAGATACGGCAGGTGCACCATGCTGAAGAAAGCCTGCTCGAAGGGGTCGTCGATCTGCGCGGCCTTGTTCAACACCGCATCGAAACATTCCGCGATCTGCTGAGGCACGGCGAGCGGGAAAAATACGGTGCCGCTGATCTCCACTTCGCGCACGCGCAAACGGCCGCTGGCGAACGGGTCGGACATCAGGTTGTCGGAAAGAATCGCGTGAAGGTTCAGCACGGTGAACCGGTTGAAACCCACCTCTTCGGCGCTCTCGACAATCATTTCGATCGCGGCCTTGTGATTGAGGATCATCTGCGTTTCCTGGGCGTCCTTGCCTTCCGCAATGTGCCCTTGCTCGATCAGCCGTACGGTGTCGAGCCGCGTGTAGGTATTGCCCTCGAGCCGTGACGACGCCCACGACAAATCAATCAGAAGCCGGCTCATGATGTCGCGCGCGTAAGTACCGGCCGGCCGACCATCCGCCGACGTGCGGCCCCACTCATGCAGACGTGTACGCTGCGCTTGCGATAAATACGCGTCCTGATTCGGACGATAGCGTTCGAGAAACGCGCGGTTATAGCCGACCGGTCGGCGCTCGTGCAGTGGCCTGTTCACTTCCGCGCGCACCTCGAGGCCCGCGCTCGACACGGGCACGTAGGCCTCACCGGACGTGCTTGCGCCGATGACAACCTGGGTGGGGGAAACAACTGCGCTGGAAGCGGACGCCTGCTTGTACGCCACTGCCCGGCCGGCACCTTCCGCGATGATCCGGCCAGCCTCGAGCAGCACGTCGAGACGACGTTGCAGCGTGCGGCGCTGCATGGGGTGGCGGCGCGTGGCAAGTGCCGCAGCAAGCGCACGAACGCCCCGCCCCTCAGCGCTTGCTGCGATGAGTTGCTCGATCAGATCCAATTCCTGCTTGATGCCGCTGCTGTTCATGCGTGCCACCCTGGAGCCCATGTGTCACGATAAATCCAAATCGCGACACTTTTCCTAGGATTGTGGCACAAATCAGGTTAATCGCGACACTTTTTCCGTCTAAAAGTGTCGCGATTTCAGTTTTTCATGACAAATTCTCTAAAAAAGTGTCACGAATAAGGCGAGACTGACGCAATTCGGGGGAAACGGCAGGCATCAAGCCCTCACGCATTCCACCTCACCAGCGCCCACTGCTGCTGCGCCTCATCCCTGCGCAACCACACAACCCCGGCCATCTCCAGCGACCACCGCAGACAACGTTCCAGCGGCACGTCCAGCACCAGCGAAGCGATCACCCGCATGACACCGGCATGCGTGACGACATACGCCGGCGACAACTCGCGCGTTTGCGCGAACGCGTCGAACCACGCCCGCACCCGCGCGACGAATTGCGCGACGCTCTCGCCGCCATGCGCACGGGCGTGTTCGAAGTTGGCTGCCCAGTCGTCGAGCAGCTCGCGATCGATCGCGTCCCAGCGCTGCTGCTCCCAATCGCCGAAGTCCATTTCCTTCAGCCGATCGTCATGGCTGAGCGCACAGCCGAAATCGTTCGCCATGACCGCAGCCAGCGTCGCGCAACGTGTCAGCGGGCTCGACATCAACACACGCGGCGGCGGGACCTGCAAGGTTGCCAGTTTCAGTGCAAGGGCACTTGCCGATATCTCGGCGTCCTCGGCAAGCGCCACGTCGCTGTGGCCATAACACACGCCCGCATCGAGCGCGACGGCCGGATGACGAATCAGGACGATATCCATGCGAGCCCCACGAGGTAGATGCTCAGTTCAAAGATCTGTTGCGCGAAGCCGAGGCAGTCGCCGGTGTAGCCACCGATGCGTCTGACGAAATAGCGGCCCAATGCAAAGCGCAGTGCCAGCAATACGGCGAGCGTCACGCACGCGAAACGCCAATTCGGCGAATCCAGCCCGTTCGGCCAGAGCAACAACGGCAAACCGAACACCGCGGCGCACAGCAACGCGGGACCACTCAAGCGCTGCGCGACCGGCTTGGCTTTACCTTCGGCGCGCACATAGTCGAGCGTAGCCAGATAGCTGATCGCAAATACACGGCTTGCCGCATGCGCCGCAATCATCAGACTTGCGGCGCGCATCGGCGGCAATGCAGAGAGCGTTTGCCACTTCAGTGCTAGCGCGATCACGAGCGCGATGGCGCCGAAAGCACCGATGCGCGAATCGTGCATGATGCGCAACACGTCCTCGCGCGTATAGGCGCCACCGAACGCATCGACGCAATCGGCGAGGCCGTCCTCGTGAAACGCACCGGTCACGAGAAGCGACGCAGCCATCGACAGCAGCACCGCAACACCCGCGGGGAAGACATGCAACGCCGCGAGATAAACCAGTGCGCTCAATCCGCCGATCAATAGACCGACGAGCGGAAAATAACGCGCCGCCGCATTCAGATAGTGCGGCTCATAGCCGACCCAACGCGGCACCGGCACGCGCGTGAAATAACCTAGGGCCGTGAAGAAATAGCGCAGCTCCGCGAGCGGGTTCATGAGTAAGCCGGATGCACGTTTCTATATGACGGCGCCTCGTATCGCAGCGCTTCGTATAACGGCTCAAGCATCGCGATTCGCGACGCCGGCCGATTCGAAGCTCGCCATTTCGTTGACGAACGCCACCGCCGCGCGCAGCAGCGGCACGGCGAGCGCCGCGCCCGTGCCTTCGCCGAGACGCATATCGAGCGAAAGCAAGGGCAGCGCGCCGAAGTGATCGAGCATGCGCCGATGCCCCGCCTCGTTCGACGCATGCGCGAACACACAATACTCGCGCACGTTCGGTGCGAATGCATCGGCCACCAGCAATGCCGCGGTCGCGATGAAACCGTCGACAAGGATCGTCATACGGGCCTGCGCGGCGGCGAGATACGCGCCCGTCATCATGGCGATTTCGAAGCCACCGAAAGTGGCGAGCACCGCGAGCGGATCGTTGGAAACAGCGTGATGCGCGAGCGCCGACGCGAGTACGTTGCGCTTTTTCGCGAGACCCGCGTTGTCGAGACCCGTACCACGTCCAACGCATTCGTCGATCGGCACGCCGCACAGGCGGCTCATCAGACACGCGGCCGACGACGTATTCGCAATGCCCATTTCGCCGAAGCCAATCACGTTGGTGCCGAGCGACGCGTGATACCGCACACGAGCGGCACCCGCCTGCATCGCGGCAAGCGCCTGTTCATGCGTCATCGCGGGTTCGTGCGCGAAGTTGCGCGTGCCGGCCGCAACTGGAATGTCGATGAGACCCTCGGTCGACGGCAGCGGCGTTGCAATGCCTGAGTTGACCACTTCGAGTTCGACACCCGACACGCGGCTCAAGGCATTGATCGCCGCGCCGCCCGCGAGAAAGTTAGCGGCCATTTGCGCGGTCACCGCTTGCGGATAAGGGCTCACGCCTTCCTGCGCAATGCCGTGGTCGCCGGCGAACACGATCATCGCCGGACGTTCCACCGTGGGGTGCGTTGTACGCTGGATCAACCCCATCTGGCGCGCGAGCGTCTCGAGCCGCCCAAGACTGCCGGGCGGCTTGGTCTTGGTATCGATGATGTGTTGCAGTTCGGCACGCAGCGTGAGATCCAGCGGTTCGACTTCGGTCAATCCCTGCAAAGCTGGTAAAGAAGTCATAGACGTTTCTAGAAGAGAGAGTGTTTTTATAAAACGCTTAGCCTGCCGGTGTGTCATCAGCCGCAGGCGATTCGTGACGCGAGCGCGGCGCGGGAATCAGCGCCTCATACTCGCCGTCGCGAATCAGAATCAGCGGATAGCCAAACGCGCGGCTCGTCAGCGTAGGCGTTAGCACGTCGTGCACCGGTCCAGCATACGCGCCGCCGTTGCCGTCGAGCAGCAGCGCATGCGTCGCAAAGCGGCGCGCGAGGTTCAGGTCATGGCACGAAAACATCACTGTACGCCGAGGCGCGCGCGTCCAGGCGGTCAGCGCTTCGAGACAGTCGATCTGGTGATGCAGATCCAGATGCGAGAGCGGTTCGTCAAGCAGCAACAGCGGCGCCTCCTGGCACAATACCGCCGCCAGCGCGACACGTTGACGTTCGCCACCCGACAGCGACAGCACGTCGCGCGCAGCGAAGGCGGTGAGACCCAAACCATCCAACGCGGCATGCGCGGCAGCGCGATCGGCCTCGCCCTCCCACCCCCAGCCGGTCAGATGCGGGAAGCGGTTCAGCATCACGATGTCGAGCACGCTCGCGCTGAACGCGTCCGCAGCGCTTTGCGGCATCAGCGCGCGACGCTGCGCGAGCGGCAACGGCTGCCAGTCGGCAAGACGCACGCCGTCGAGTTCGACATGCCCCGCCGACGGTTGCGCCAAACCGGCGAGCGTGGAGAGCAACGTCGTCTTGCCAGCACCGTTGGGCCCAGCGATACACCAGATCTCGCCTGCATAGAATGTATGCGTGAATGCGTCGAGCAAGGTGCGCATGCCCGCACGCAAGGTCAGGCGTTGCGCGCTGAGCGCAGGATGCGAGGCGTTGTGTGCGTTCATCATCGGCGCCTGCGCAACAGCATCCACAGAAACACCGGCACGCCGACGATCGACGTGATCACGCCGACCGGCAATTGCCCCGGCGCAATCACGGTACGCGCGATCAAATCCGCGCCCATCACCGCGACACCGCCACCGAGCGCAGCAGCCGGCAGCAGCATGCGCTGATCGTTGCCGAACGCGAGCCGCAACATATGTGGCACCACGAGCCCGACAAAACCGATGGTGCCTGCCGTGGTCACCGCCGCGGCCGCCGCCAGCGACGCTACCAGATACACGCGCAAGCGCAGCGGCATCACAGCGACGCCGAGCGCCTGCGCGGCAGCGTCGCCCCGCAGCAGCACATTCAGGCGCGGCGCGGCGGGCACGATTGCCACGAGCACGACGAAAAGCGCGGCGAGCGCTGTCCATGGCATCGCGCCGCCATTCAGATCGCCGGT comes from Burkholderia sp. GAS332 and encodes:
- a CDS encoding adenosylcobinamide-phosphate synthase; its protein translation is MLSLPLTVTLATAGVAVDRWLGEPRTAHPLVGFGTWAMRLEKRYNTGRRLRLKGLLAWALAVMPPVLIAWWLVAVLPFFAACAVHVVLLWFALGARSLHDHIAPIAEALTQRDLPQARLLTARIVSRETAHADEAALSRAAVESALENGNDAIFGALFWFAIAGGPGALGFRLANTLDAMWGYRTPRYLRFGWAAARIDDVLNWIPARLTAASYALLGDTRTALHCWREQAPRWDSPNAGPVMASGAGSLNVLIGGPAVYHGTLEHRPTLGFGHPAKASHVTAALMLVERTVILWLAVLIVLALLSVPFHG
- a CDS encoding iron complex transport system substrate-binding protein produces the protein MIRFSRFAIAAALFASAVHAYAAITVTDDSGATVTLPAPAQRVISLAPHVTELLYATGGGAKMVGAVSYSDYPAEAKQLPRVGDNKALDLERIVALKPDLIVVWRHGNAQRQLDRLREMHVPLFFSEPHHLDDIAVSLTKLGQLLGTSPTADAAAAAYRRDIAQLRTQYASRPPVSVFYQVWDQPLMTLNGEHMVSDVIALCGGRNVFAKLEPLVPTVSTEAVLAANPEAIFTAAPGATKPDTTLPQLDTWRAWPSLKAVANNNLFAIDGDLINRPAPRIAQGAKQMCEDLDLARSRRKTGAQ
- a CDS encoding adenosylcobinamide kinase /adenosylcobinamide-phosphate guanylyltransferase codes for the protein MIPRDLTFVLGGARSGKSVHAEQLANDSALPVTYIATARTADDAEFSARIAHHRERRPAHWALHEADVDLAAAVTQIDTPGHCMLIDCLTLWLANLLCPPDGDGLPVDHYQAHFAAFEAALLNAKGKIIVVSNEIGLGVVPLGAETRLYVDELGRLNQRVAALSTHVTMMVAGLPLTLKTAGRA
- a CDS encoding L-threonine O-3-phosphate decarboxylase, which translates into the protein MVDRTAGHRAEPGTALNAVVHGGNLHEAAERYGIPYAQWLDLSTGINPHGYPVPPVPADVWRRLPDDGDGFAARAARYYGAPDAAHVLPVAGSQAAIRALPSLLPRARVGIAPLTYSEYGPAFERAGHEVVPLDVSWDTLPDVLTHVVVVNPNNPTAEHLSAGKLLHWHAQLTARGGTLLVDEAFADAMPSASLAASTHLDGLIVLRSPGKFFGLAGVRAGFVLGAPAWLDALRHTLGAWTVSGPARHAVKAAFEDDVWQQQMRTRLDAESARLVSLLHAQGFATHSTPLFAWTGDARAAALHEALARRGVWTRLFTASGSVRFGLPASDAEWARFEASLRETIR
- a CDS encoding adenosylcobyric acid synthase (glutamine-hydrolysing) — protein: MTATSTLHDALPVPRGTLMIQGTTSDAGKSTLVAGLCRLARRAGVRVAPFKPQNMALNSAVTVDGGEIGRAQALQAVAAGIAAHTDLNPVLLKPTSDRGAQVIIHGKARMNLDARAYHDYKPVAFEAVLESYARLQAAYDTIFVEGAGSPAEINLRDRDIANMGFAEAVDCPVVLVADIDRGGVFAHLTGTLACLSASEQARVRGFIINRFRGDISLLKPGLDWLEAKTGKPVLGVVPYLHGLTLDAEDMLPPQLRAAHSGDTGRMLRVVVPVLPHISNHTDFDALRAHPQVDFHYVRSGTPPPPADLIILPGSKNVPGDLAFLRAQGWDAVLQRHLRYGGRVIGICGGMQMLGREVADPHGVEGAPGTSAGLGWLDYSTVLTREKTLKNVTGRLALPGSPEVSGYEIHMGETQGPALNSPALQLGATGEAYPDGAISADGQILATYVHGLFDTPAACAALLAWAGLSDAETIDYPALREASLERLADTLAEHLDLSKLFAAIG
- a CDS encoding iron complex transport system ATP-binding protein → MMNAHNASHPALSAQRLTLRAGMRTLLDAFTHTFYAGEIWCIAGPNGAGKTTLLSTLAGLAQPSAGHVELDGVRLADWQPLPLAQRRALMPQSAADAFSASVLDIVMLNRFPHLTGWGWEGEADRAAAHAALDGLGLTAFAARDVLSLSGGERQRVALAAVLCQEAPLLLLDEPLSHLDLHHQIDCLEALTAWTRAPRRTVMFSCHDLNLARRFATHALLLDGNGGAYAGPVHDVLTPTLTSRAFGYPLILIRDGEYEALIPAPRSRHESPAADDTPAG
- a CDS encoding cobalamin-5'-phosphate synthase; amino-acid sequence: MNPLAELRYFFTALGYFTRVPVPRWVGYEPHYLNAAARYFPLVGLLIGGLSALVYLAALHVFPAGVAVLLSMAASLLVTGAFHEDGLADCVDAFGGAYTREDVLRIMHDSRIGAFGAIALVIALALKWQTLSALPPMRAASLMIAAHAASRVFAISYLATLDYVRAEGKAKPVAQRLSGPALLCAAVFGLPLLLWPNGLDSPNWRFACVTLAVLLALRFALGRYFVRRIGGYTGDCLGFAQQIFELSIYLVGLAWISS
- a CDS encoding nicotinate-nucleotide-dimethylbenzimidazole phosphoribosyltransferase, giving the protein MTSLPALQGLTEVEPLDLTLRAELQHIIDTKTKPPGSLGRLETLARQMGLIQRTTHPTVERPAMIVFAGDHGIAQEGVSPYPQAVTAQMAANFLAGGAAINALSRVSGVELEVVNSGIATPLPSTEGLIDIPVAAGTRNFAHEPAMTHEQALAAMQAGAARVRYHASLGTNVIGFGEMGIANTSSAACLMSRLCGVPIDECVGRGTGLDNAGLAKKRNVLASALAHHAVSNDPLAVLATFGGFEIAMMTGAYLAAAQARMTILVDGFIATAALLVADAFAPNVREYCVFAHASNEAGHRRMLDHFGALPLLSLDMRLGEGTGAALAVPLLRAAVAFVNEMASFESAGVANRDA
- a CDS encoding alpha-ribazole phosphatase is translated as MDIVLIRHPAVALDAGVCYGHSDVALAEDAEISASALALKLATLQVPPPRVLMSSPLTRCATLAAVMANDFGCALSHDDRLKEMDFGDWEQQRWDAIDRELLDDWAANFEHARAHGGESVAQFVARVRAWFDAFAQTRELSPAYVVTHAGVMRVIASLVLDVPLERCLRWSLEMAGVVWLRRDEAQQQWALVRWNA
- a CDS encoding Fic/DOC family protein; amino-acid sequence: MNSSGIKQELDLIEQLIAASAEGRGVRALAAALATRRHPMQRRTLQRRLDVLLEAGRIIAEGAGRAVAYKQASASSAVVSPTQVVIGASTSGEAYVPVSSAGLEVRAEVNRPLHERRPVGYNRAFLERYRPNQDAYLSQAQRTRLHEWGRTSADGRPAGTYARDIMSRLLIDLSWASSRLEGNTYTRLDTVRLIEQGHIAEGKDAQETQMILNHKAAIEMIVESAEEVGFNRFTVLNLHAILSDNLMSDPFASGRLRVREVEISGTVFFPLAVPQQIAECFDAVLNKAAQIDDPFEQAFFSMVHLPYLQPFEDVNKRVSRLTANIPLIRQNLCPLSFIDVPEKAYVDGTLGVYEANRVELLRDVFIWAYERSCQRYLAIRQSIGEPDAFRLKYRNALIQVVQEVIRGGLAGTRGEIEALAQNLVAAGDMSSFVDAIQSDLDQLYLGNVARYRLRLSEFEQWPFKRADAVSR